The Salirhabdus salicampi genome includes the window CAGAAGCGCTATATGCTAAGGCGGCTAAGTTACCACGAATAGAGATTACAAAACCATCTGAGGTTGTCGGAACTTCAACTGTTGGAGCGATGCAAACAGGCTTATATTATGGGTACGTTGGTCAAGTAAACGAAATTGTTTCAAGAATGAAAACGAAAGCTAAACAAGCGCCTAAAGTAGTAGCAACGGGAGGATTAGCATCATTAATAGCTAAGGAATCCCCTGCTATTGATATTGTAGATCCCTACCTTACACTAAAGGGTCTTTATTGTATTTATAAGCGCAACGAGAATAACAAAGGAGATAGATAATGATGAGTGACTATTTAATTAAAGCAACCGCTTTTAATCATACGGTACGTGCATACGCGATTACATCAACAGAGACTGTAAATGAAGCGTGTAAAAGACAAGATACATGGGCAACTGCTTCTGCAGCATTAGGAAGAACGATTACAGTAGCTGCCATGATGGGGGCAATGGTAAAAGGTGAAGATAAAATTACGGTTAAAGTGGAAGGAAATGGACCCATTGGGGCTATTATAGCGGATAGTAACGCTAAAGGAGAAGTCCGTGGCTATGTAAAAAATCCACATGTTGATTTTGACCTAAATGAAAAAGGGAAATTAGATGTTCGTCGTGCTGTAGGAACGGAAGGTACAATTAGTGTTGTAAAGGACCTGGGAATGCGTGATCATTTCACAGGACAAGTACCGATTGTATCAGGAGAAATCAGTGAAGACTTTACGTATTACTTTGTAAATTCCGAGCAGGTTCCATCAGCCGTTGGTGCTGGAGTACTTGTAAACCCTGATTTATCCATTTTGGCAGCAGGTGGATTTATCATACAAATGATGCCAGGGGCAACTGAGGAAACAATTTCTCGATTAGAAAAGCATATTGCAAATATCCCTCCTATCTCTACGTTAATCAGAGAAGGTCATAGTCCGGAAGTAATATTAGAAAAACTTCTAGCTGGCGGAGATATGAACATATTAGAAAAGATGCCAATTGAATTTAAATGTCGTTGCTCAAGAGAAAGAATATCCAATGCTATTACGGGACTCGGTAATGAAGAAATTCAAAGTATGATTGATGAAGACAAAGGAGCAGAAGCTACATGTCATTTCTGTAATGAAATATATCAGTTTTCTGCTGAGGAATTAGAACAATTAAAAAGTTAGCAGTCGAGAGGTGACCGACATTGTCGAAACGCTTGCTATTAGGTATGGTACTCGTTTTACTTATTACCAATATCGCAACTGTAACATTTATTATAAAAGGGAATAGTAATCAAGATGTAAGTGAAGAGGAACATCCGGCAATTGTCGGCACCGAACCGATTACTGCTGCAAAGTTAAACACAGTTTTACACGATCAGTATGGGCAAAAAGTTTTAGAAGACTTAATCAATGAGATAGTTGTGATGGAACTTGCTGAGCAAAATAATTTATCCCTTAACGAAAAATGGGTACAACGAGAAGTATCTGTCATTGAAACGGCTTCCACTCTTCTAAACAGTACGGAGCGTATAGAGCAACGCAACATATGGGACGACAAGGTGCGTTATCAACATTATTTGGAAGATTTATTAACAAGAGACGTTGTTGTGTCAGATCGAGAAATCGAGCAATATTACAACGAAAATCGTGGCAGACTTACCTTCCCAAGGACGTATCAATTATCACATATAGAAGTAAAAGATTATGCTACAGCAAATGAAGTTATAACGGACTTAGAAGAAGGTGCATCTTTTCCATCACTAGCCGCAGAATATTCTATTGATGACAATACGAATGATCAAGGTGGATACCTAGGTTACTTGGCTGACGGAAACTTGTACTTACCGGAACAGTATTATGATATAGCAAGTTCTTTAGAAAGTGATACATACAGTGAACCATTTCAAACTGGGAACAGGTACGCTATCTTATACTTGCATACCACTCTGCCGGAAATTAGCTTTTCGTTAAACGAGGTTAGAGGAGAGATTCGTCGGCGGATTGCCAAAAACAAGATGGGAAACAACCCTATGTCACCCAGAGTGCTTTGGGATGAAGTTGGTGTTGAATGGAACTATAACGATTAACATTGGTCTACATTCAAAATATTCATAAAGAAAGCATTTTCATTGACAGATTGGAATAAATTACATAAAGTAGTATTAAATTGATAATACCAATCAAAATACTGGGAATTAGAGGTGAGCATGATGAAAGTATTTGAGAACATTGCAGAAGTTATCGGAAATACACCAATTGTAAAATTGAAGAAAGTTGATGACAACAGTGCTGATGTTTATGTGAAGCTTGAATACATGAATCCGGGCAGTTCTGTAAAAGACCGTATCGCTTATTCAATGATTACAGACGCTGAAGAAAATGGATTATTAAAGCAAGGTGATACGATTATTGAACCTACGAGTGGGAACACAGGAATTGGTTTAGCAATGGTTGCTGCCGCAAAAGGTTATAAAGCGGTTCTAGTCATGCCTGACACAATGAGTCAAGAGCGTCGGAATTTGCTACGTGCGTACGGTGCGGAACTAGTGTTAACCCCAGGTAGTGAAGGTATGAAAGGTGCAATCCGAAAAGCAGAAGAACTTCAAAAAGAAAACGGCTATTTTATGCCTCAACAATTCGACAATGAAGCCAATCCAAAAATACATGAACAAACAACAGGAAAAGAGATAGTTGCCCAAATGGGGGAACAACTTGACGCTTTTGTTTCTGGGATTGGAACAGGTGGTACAATCACAGGAGCTGGAAAAGTGTTGAAAGAAAACTACGACAACATAAAGATTTATGCCGTAGAACCAGAGGCTTCTCCTATCTTATCCGGAGGAGATCCAGGTCCACACAAAATTCAGGGAATCGGTGCAGGATTTGTTCCTTCAATTTTAAATACTGAAATATATGATGAAGTAATTACAGTATCAAATGATGAAGCTTTTGAATCTGCAAGAGAAACGGCAAAAAACGAAGGAATCCTGGGAGGTATTTCCTCCGGCGCTGCAATTCACGCAGCGAGACAAGTCGCGGCTAACTTAGGTAAAGGGAAAAAAGTACTCGCAATTCTCCCGAGTAATGGGGAACGTTACTTATCAACACCACTTTACAATTTTGATGACTAATAAAAAAACAAATCAAAGAGCCATACACGGAAAAGCGTGTATGGCTTTTTTATGCCTAAAATGAAATTGTACAGGACATTGTGTAAAATGGATTGAGGAGAAATAGTACGTCAGAAAGGAGATGGTTCTATATGTTGCTACATACGGACAAGAAAAAATACGACCTTTTGAAAGAAACACTTGTAATGGGGATATTAAATATTACCCCGGATTCATTTTCAGATGGAGGAAAGTTTTTGCGGGAAGGGAATGCGGTAAAACAAGCAGAGTCAATGGTTCAAAATGGTGCACATATCATTGACATCGGTGGAGAATCAACGAGGCCAGGACACAAACCGGTTTCTGCTGAGGAAGAAACGGAGAGAATTGTTCCGGTTTTTCAAGCCTTATCAAATAAGGTCCAAGTCCCTCTTTCCGTTGATACATATAAAGCCAAAACGGCGGAGGCGGCGCTGAAGCACGGTGCGGATATAATTAACGATGTATGGGGAGCGAAAAAGGATCCCGATATCGCCGATGTTGCTGCTAATCATAATGCTCCAATTGTATTAATGCACAACCGTGAAAACAAACATTACGATGATCTTATGGAAGATATGAAAAGGGATTTGTATGAAAGTATCAACATTGCGAAAAAAGCAGGAGTACCTGATCATAATATTATACTCGACCCAGGGATAGGATTTGCCAAGACAATGAAGCAGAACTTACTTGTTATACGACGTTTACATGAACTGCAAATAATGGGGTATCCAATTTTGTTAGGTACATCAAGAAAATCGTTTATCGGTCATGTATTAAATGCGGGTGTGGATGAACGTGTTGAAGGTACAGGTGCAACTGTATGTATTGGAATTGAAAAGGGTGCACATATTGTACGGGTTCACGATGTGAAGTCAATGGCCCGAATAGCAAAAATGACAGATGCCATGATTGGCAAAGGGGAATAATCAGTATGGATAAAATATTTTTAAGTGGAATGGAGTTTTTCGGTTTTCACGGTGTATTTCCAGAGGAAAACAAATTAGGGCAGAAGTTTTTCGTTGACTTAATTTTAGAACTCCCATTAAAGGATGCAGGGTTACATGATAATATAGAAAACAGTGTAGATTATGGGGAAGCTTATATGGTAACCCGTAGTATTGTAGAAGGGAAACCGAGAAAGCTTCTTGAGGCAGTTGCTGAGGATGTATGTGATAAACTGCTAACCGAATTTAAACGATTGAAAGCTGTAACCGTAAAAATATCAAAGCCGGGAGCACCAATAAAAGGTTATTTTGATACAGTTGGAATTGAAATACGTAGGGAGCGTTCATAATGAATGAAGCTATAATAGGATTAGGGTCTAATATTAACCCTAAACAAAACTATTTACAAAAAGCTGTTCACCTTTTAAATCATGCGCAGGGTGTTAGGGTAGAGAAGATGTCCTCTGTTTATGAAACAGAACCGGTAGGCTACACAGAACAGGATGCCTTTTTAAATATGGTGGTTAAGGTTAAAACTCATCTCACGCCTGATGAATTGCTTACCGTTTGCCAACAAGTTGAAATGAAGTTAGGCCGAAAACGGGAAATAAAATGGGGGCCAAGAACAATAGACCTTGACATTTTACTGTATAATCAAGAGAATATTGTTACAGAGCATCTGCAAATTCCCCACCCTCGTATGTGGGAGCGAGCGTTTGTTCTTATACCGCTCATTGAACTAGCGGACGATCTTGTCATCAATGGTAGGCGACTATCGTTATATATAAAGGATTTAAGTGAGGAAGAACGAAAAGGAGTATCAATATGGGGACAGATAAGTGGGGAAGAAGAATTCGGGCATATCGAAAGTTAAAGGGATTCACACAAGTTGGATTTGCCAATGCACTTGGATATTCAACCTCTATTATCGGAGAAGTAGAACGAGGATCTAGACAACCTGATGAAAAACTTCTTCGTAAAGTGTCTGAAGTACTTGATATTCCTTTGGAGGAACTAGCACCAGAAGACAATAATTAAGGAGGAATAAATATGTTTAAGATCGGAAACATCGAAATACCGAATCAGGTAGTGCTAGCACCGATGGCAGGTGTATGTAACTCGGCCTTTCGGTTAACGGTGAAAGAATTTGGGGCAGGCTTAGTATGTGCGGAAATGGTTAGTGATAAAGGAATTGTCAACAAAAACGAGAAGTCGATGAACATGCTTTATATAGATGAAGAAGAGAAACCATTAAGTTTACAAATCTTCGGTGGAGAAAAGAAAACATTAGTGGAAGCTGCTTCATTTGTAGATCAAAACACAAACGCTGATATTATTGACATTAATATGGGTTGCCCAGTTCCGAAAATTACAAAAGTTGATGCAGGGGCAAAATGGTTGCTGGATCCTGAGAAGATACATGAAATGGTATCAGCTGTTGTTGAATCTGTAGAGAAGCCGGTTACAGTAAAAATGCGTACTGGTT containing:
- a CDS encoding helix-turn-helix domain-containing protein; this encodes MGTDKWGRRIRAYRKLKGFTQVGFANALGYSTSIIGEVERGSRQPDEKLLRKVSEVLDIPLEELAPEDNN
- the folK gene encoding 2-amino-4-hydroxy-6-hydroxymethyldihydropteridine diphosphokinase, yielding MMNEAIIGLGSNINPKQNYLQKAVHLLNHAQGVRVEKMSSVYETEPVGYTEQDAFLNMVVKVKTHLTPDELLTVCQQVEMKLGRKREIKWGPRTIDLDILLYNQENIVTEHLQIPHPRMWERAFVLIPLIELADDLVINGRRLSLYIKDLSEEERKGVSIWGQISGEEEFGHIES
- the folP gene encoding dihydropteroate synthase, encoding MLLHTDKKKYDLLKETLVMGILNITPDSFSDGGKFLREGNAVKQAESMVQNGAHIIDIGGESTRPGHKPVSAEEETERIVPVFQALSNKVQVPLSVDTYKAKTAEAALKHGADIINDVWGAKKDPDIADVAANHNAPIVLMHNRENKHYDDLMEDMKRDLYESINIAKKAGVPDHNIILDPGIGFAKTMKQNLLVIRRLHELQIMGYPILLGTSRKSFIGHVLNAGVDERVEGTGATVCIGIEKGAHIVRVHDVKSMARIAKMTDAMIGKGE
- the cysK gene encoding cysteine synthase A, with amino-acid sequence MKVFENIAEVIGNTPIVKLKKVDDNSADVYVKLEYMNPGSSVKDRIAYSMITDAEENGLLKQGDTIIEPTSGNTGIGLAMVAAAKGYKAVLVMPDTMSQERRNLLRAYGAELVLTPGSEGMKGAIRKAEELQKENGYFMPQQFDNEANPKIHEQTTGKEIVAQMGEQLDAFVSGIGTGGTITGAGKVLKENYDNIKIYAVEPEASPILSGGDPGPHKIQGIGAGFVPSILNTEIYDEVITVSNDEAFESARETAKNEGILGGISSGAAIHAARQVAANLGKGKKVLAILPSNGERYLSTPLYNFDD
- the hslO gene encoding Hsp33 family molecular chaperone HslO; amino-acid sequence: MSDYLIKATAFNHTVRAYAITSTETVNEACKRQDTWATASAALGRTITVAAMMGAMVKGEDKITVKVEGNGPIGAIIADSNAKGEVRGYVKNPHVDFDLNEKGKLDVRRAVGTEGTISVVKDLGMRDHFTGQVPIVSGEISEDFTYYFVNSEQVPSAVGAGVLVNPDLSILAAGGFIIQMMPGATEETISRLEKHIANIPPISTLIREGHSPEVILEKLLAGGDMNILEKMPIEFKCRCSRERISNAITGLGNEEIQSMIDEDKGAEATCHFCNEIYQFSAEELEQLKS
- the folB gene encoding dihydroneopterin aldolase, whose amino-acid sequence is MDKIFLSGMEFFGFHGVFPEENKLGQKFFVDLILELPLKDAGLHDNIENSVDYGEAYMVTRSIVEGKPRKLLEAVAEDVCDKLLTEFKRLKAVTVKISKPGAPIKGYFDTVGIEIRRERS
- a CDS encoding peptidylprolyl isomerase; amino-acid sequence: MSKRLLLGMVLVLLITNIATVTFIIKGNSNQDVSEEEHPAIVGTEPITAAKLNTVLHDQYGQKVLEDLINEIVVMELAEQNNLSLNEKWVQREVSVIETASTLLNSTERIEQRNIWDDKVRYQHYLEDLLTRDVVVSDREIEQYYNENRGRLTFPRTYQLSHIEVKDYATANEVITDLEEGASFPSLAAEYSIDDNTNDQGGYLGYLADGNLYLPEQYYDIASSLESDTYSEPFQTGNRYAILYLHTTLPEISFSLNEVRGEIRRRIAKNKMGNNPMSPRVLWDEVGVEWNYND